The sequence ACGAAGGCATCGAGCCGGCGCCCGGCGAAATCGCGCAGGATCTCGGCGGCGGTGGTGTTGCGGTGGTAGGCCGGGTTGGCCGGGTTGGCGAACTGGCTGGCCAGGAACCAGCCGTGTTCCCCGGCCAGTTCCCGGGCCTTGCGCACCATGCCGCTGCCCCGCTCGGCGGCGGGGGTCAGGATCACCTTGGCGCCGTAGGCGCGCATCAGCTTGCGGCGCTCTACCGAGAAGGTCTCCACCATGGTCGCGACGAACTTGTAGCCGCGTGCGGCGGCGACCATGGCCAGGGCCACGCCGGTGTTGCCCGAGGTC is a genomic window of Stenotrophomonas sp. Marseille-Q4652 containing:
- a CDS encoding pyridoxal-phosphate dependent enzyme, whose translation is MPIYDSILDTIGNTPVVRLNRIAPAGRTVYAKVESFNPGGSVKDRLALAIILDAERRGVLKPGDTIVEATSGNTGVALAMVAAARGYKFVATMVETFSVERRKLMRAYGAKVILTPAAERGSGMVRKARELAGEHGWFLASQFANPANPAYHRNTTAAEILRDFAGRRLDAFV